One genomic region from SAR202 cluster bacterium encodes:
- the lipA gene encoding lipoyl synthase, whose protein sequence is MAERRLPEWLKVKMPGSENYREIKGLLRGNSLHTVCEEARCPNIGECWDRRTATFMILGDICTRACSYCAVASGLPQGLDLQEPGRLAETVERMGLKYAVITSVNRDDLPDGGAFIFSQCIKQVRKRLPACKVEVLIPDFQYNYDSLAVVMAAKPDTLNHNIETVRRIFHRVRPKGDFDKSIELLGKAKTIDKDAVTKSGMMVGLGETWDEIIENMRALRSVDVDLLTIGQYLRPSDKHVALAKWYTPQEFAELKQEGLALGFKHVASGPLVRSSYHADEQHSAAAAMQAAPV, encoded by the coding sequence CTGAAGGTTAAGATGCCGGGTAGTGAGAACTACCGGGAGATCAAGGGCCTCTTGAGGGGCAATAGCCTTCACACCGTGTGCGAGGAGGCGCGCTGCCCGAACATCGGCGAGTGCTGGGACCGGCGCACGGCAACGTTCATGATCCTGGGCGATATCTGCACCCGCGCGTGCTCATACTGCGCGGTGGCGTCCGGGCTGCCCCAGGGGCTGGACCTGCAGGAGCCGGGCAGGCTGGCCGAGACGGTGGAGCGTATGGGGCTGAAGTACGCCGTCATCACGTCCGTGAACCGCGACGACCTGCCGGACGGCGGCGCGTTCATCTTCTCGCAGTGCATCAAGCAGGTCCGCAAGCGCCTTCCCGCCTGCAAGGTGGAGGTGCTGATACCGGACTTCCAGTACAACTACGACTCGCTTGCCGTTGTCATGGCCGCGAAGCCGGATACACTGAACCACAACATCGAGACTGTCCGCCGAATCTTCCACCGCGTACGGCCGAAGGGCGACTTCGACAAGTCGATAGAGCTGCTGGGCAAGGCGAAGACCATCGACAAGGACGCGGTCACGAAGTCCGGGATGATGGTGGGGCTTGGCGAGACGTGGGACGAGATAATAGAGAACATGCGCGCGTTGCGGTCTGTGGATGTGGACCTGCTGACGATAGGGCAGTACCTGCGACCGTCGGACAAGCATGTGGCGCTGGCGAAGTGGTACACGCCGCAGGAGTTTGCGGAGCTGAAGCAGGAGGGGCTGGCGCTCGGGTTCAAGCATGTGGCGTCGGGGCCGCTGGTGAGGAGCTCCTACCACGCGGA